A region of Osmerus eperlanus chromosome 9, fOsmEpe2.1, whole genome shotgun sequence DNA encodes the following proteins:
- the itpk1b gene encoding inositol-tetrakisphosphate 1-kinase — protein MQTFMKGKRVGYWLSEKKTKKLNFQAFADMCRKRGIEVVQLDLSLPLEEQGPLDVIIHKLTDLILEADQNDMQAVLLVQRVQDYIEAHPETIVLDPLPAIRTLLDRCKSYQLIHRIEDCMQDDRICSPPFMVLNTDCGPDTLQQIQKHGLTFPFICKTRVAHGTNSHEMAIIFSEDDLKDVQPPCVVQSFINHNAVLYKVFVVGESYSVVERPSLKNFPAGPADRKAIFFNSHNVSKPESSCDLTSRDNVEGVSQPPSDDVIRELSRSLRQALGVSLFGIDVIINNQTGQHAVIDINAFPGYEGVSEFFNDLLTHITTVLQAHAPDAPPAPTQAPSPAPSPPACCSVLGKEAGGSPWIVEGDGGLKGPRQRLGCNSAMSPNFQQHCVSTMATKASSQ, from the exons CTGGACCTGAGCCTgcccctggaggagcagggcccTCTGGACGTCATCATCCACAAGCTGACAGACCTCATCCTGGAGGCGGACCAGAACGACATGCAGGCTGTCCTGCTGGTGCAGAGAgtacag gactacatCGAGGCCCACCCTGAGACCATAGTTCTGGACCCTCTACCAGCCATCAGGACCCTGCTGGACCGCTGCAAGTCCTATCAGCTCATCCACAGGATAGAGGACTGCATGCAAG aTGACAggatctgctctcctcccttcatggTTCTGAACACAGACTGTGGTCCAGATACTCTGCAGCAGATTCAGAAGCATGGACTAACATTCCCCTTCA ttTGCAAAACACGTGTAGCACACGGAACTAACTCCCACGAG ATGGCCATCATCTTCAGCGAGGACGACCTGAAGGATGTGCAGCCTCCCTGCGTGGTCCAGAGCTTCATCAACCACAACGCCGTCCTCTACAAGGTGTTCGTGGTCGGGGAGTCCTACAGTGTGGTGGAGAGGCCCTCTCTGAAGAACTTCCCCGCTGGGCCTGCAG ACAGGAAAGCTATATTCTTCAACAGCCACAACGTGTCCAAACCAGAGTCATCCTGTGACCTGACGTCT AGAGACAATGTGGAGGGCGTGTCCCAGCCGCCCAGTGATGACGTCATCCGGGAGCTGTCCCGCTCCCTGCGCCAGGCTCTGGGCGTGTCCTTGTTCGGCATCGACGTCATCATCAACAACCAGACGGGCCAGCATGCCGTCATTGACATCAATGCATTCCCAG GTTACGAGGGCGTCTCTGAGTTCTTCAACGACCTCCTGACCCACATCACCACCGTCCTCCAGGCCCACGCCCCCGACGCCCCCCCGGCTCCTACGCAGGCCCCCAGCCcggctccctccccccccgcctgcTGCAGCGTGCTGGGCAAGGAGGCCGGCGGCAGCCCCTGGATcgtggagggggatggaggcctGAAGGGCCCTCGTCAGAGACTGGGCTGCAACTCAGCCATGTCACCCAACTTCCAGCAGCACTGTGTCTCCACGATGGCCACCAAAGCCTCATCCCAGTGA